One segment of Setaria viridis chromosome 4, Setaria_viridis_v4.0, whole genome shotgun sequence DNA contains the following:
- the LOC117854260 gene encoding uncharacterized protein, whose amino-acid sequence MAPAAAAAAAALAPDAMQQFPEGAHVRLRSRVHGGYLHAGEDGVGVSLSWGRRSSMNAAWQVHRMTIDGTTYVLLHSAAYGRYLAASPHPAPPGHRGHSVVQGDYGEQGVNPILWKPVGSGHAGYVLLRHVSYRFLPANGRYRLWLSGAPVDDFDNQSTMMDWKVEAIPPRPAPPVLPPPTPIKRGGCCSLFLLHQEPGVLEKTIRLGCVACQRACNGSICRRCVAQVKKNLELMKKAGRDGFFGYCLKCHEVAKGSHLAHQDNIIPVDRYKGHLVAWVTGKENWAAIFHGIQSDMCYRPPIGRPFLLHTPEECCRCIECNDVMYTKRLYDMLSLYCTINCWLEERSGGGAAEVQVAEALLAMEFDSSTHAVCLTCSMAFSSSEASGHAEHDMLSIVMESGRLPRLQIPSAHYLAHVWRNIKGWDPDGMGDILIKDNSSPRCQTCQMRLVDGGSKTCSFECCLPQPSLLPRPLQRQQLAG is encoded by the exons AtggcccccgcggccgccgccgccgccgccgcactggCGCCAGACGCGATGCAGCAATTTCCCGAGGGGGCGCATGTACGGCTGCGGAGCCGCGTGCACGGCGGGTACCTCCACGCCGGCGAGGACGGGGTGGGCGTCTCCCTGAGCTGGGGCCGCCGCTCGTCGATGAACGCGGCATGGCAGGTACACCGGATGACAATCGACGGCACCACCTACGTCCTCCTCCACAGCGCCGCCTACGGCCGGTACCTCGCGGCCTCGCcccacccggcgccgccggggcacCGCGGCCACAGCGTCGTGCAGGGGGACTACGGCGAGCAGGGCGTGAACCCTATCCTGTGGAAGCCCGTCGGCTCGGGGCACGCCGGCTACGTCCTCCTACGCCACGTCTCCTACCGCTTCCTCCCCGCCAACGGCAGGTACCGCCTCTGGCTCTCGGGCGCTCCCGTCGACGACTTTGACAACCAGAGCACGATGATGGATTGGAAGGTCGAGGCCATCCCACCGAGACCCGCGCCGCCGGTCCTTCCTCCTCCAACTCCG ATTAAGCGAGGAGGCTGCTGCAGCCTGTTCCTCCTGCACCAAGAGCCCGGGGTACTGGAGAAAACTATCCG ACTAGGCTGTGTGGCCTGCCAGCGAGCCTGTAACGGAAGTATTTGTAGGCGCTGCGTCGCGCAAGTGAAGAAGAATCTGGAGCTGATGAAGAAGGCAGGGAGGGACGGTTTCTTCGGATACTGCCTGAAGTGTCATGAGGTTGCCAAGGGAAGCCACCTTGCACATCAGGACAATATCATCCCAGTTGACAGGTACAAGGGTCACTTGGTAGCATGGGTAACAGGAAAAGAGAACTGGGCAGCCATCTTTCATGGCATTCAG AGTGATATGTGCTATAGGCCACCTATCGGTCGCCCCTTTCTCCTGCACACGCCAGAAGAATGTTGCAGATGCATAGAGTGCAATGATGTAATGTATACGAAAAGGCTTTACGATATGCTAAGCCTATACTGCACGATTAACTGCTGG TTGGAGGAGAGGTCGGGCGGTGGGGCTGCTGAGGTGCAGGTCGCTGAGGCTCTCCTGGCGATGGAGTTCGATAGTTCTACACATGCTGTCTGCCTCACCTGCAGCATGGCGTTCTCAAGCTCTGAGGCAAGTGGTCATGCTGAACATGATATGCTCTCCATCGTCATGGAGTCAGGTCGCCTGCCCCGTCTGCAGATACCTTCAGCGCACTATTTAGCTCATGTGTGGAGAAACATAAAG GGATGGGATCCTGACGGCATGGGGGACATCCTGATTAAAGACAACTCATCTCCGCGGTGCCAGACGTGCCAGATGCGCCTAGTGGACGGCGGCAGTAAGACATGCAGCTTCGAATGCTGTCTGCCGCAGCCCTCTCTACTGCCAAGACCgctgcagcggcagcagctTGCTGGGTGA
- the LOC117852517 gene encoding putative F-box protein At2g33190 yields the protein MAARHFPSWADLHPELLGLVIGRLPLADRVRLGAACRPWRRAARQEPLPPPLPWLTLLDGTFLSIPGGEVHRMPIPEEDASCYGSMGNWLLLRRSVGEFSLANPFSGDAVRLPEIACPPGSLTSVKPMPLSTSTPDLSPDSSPFAVLTKGGGFRSEISVCRPGTTAATAFSFPVRERISDVAFFDGKLYALSFGKLFVLDLETTGSTYLGKPRRSVPSMKRVAGAVDDPWPTCRSIAGERYVCAYWSYLVESSGKLLQVRRLIGCLATLPKEERVENSRTLSFEVFEADLVVGKWRRVDDLGGHQALFVATQSSMSLPAPECGAREDCIYFVCDYDIGNWEADPLRDCGVFDMRTGTITPLLPDGVVVRRQGRRALPAWFFPTKAM from the coding sequence ATGGCCGCCAGGCACTTCCCGTCTTGGGCAGACCTTCACCCAGAGCTCCTTGGCCTCGTGATCGGGCGGCTCCCCCTAGCCGACCGTGTCCGGCTTGGAGCAGCCTGCCGGCCATGGCGTCGCGCAGCCCGGCAGGAGCCCCTACCCCCTCCGCTACCGTGGCTGACCCTCCTCGACGGCACCTTCCTCAGCAttcccggcggcgaggtccaCCGCATGCCCATCCCGGAGGAGGACGCTTCCTGCTACGGCTCCATGGGGAACTGGCTCCTCCTCAGGCGCTCCGTCGGCGAGTTCTCGCTGGCGAACCCTTTCTCCGGCGACGCCGTGCGGCTTCCCGAGATAGCCTGCCCACCGGGAAGCCTGACCTCCGTCAAGCCGATGCCGCTTTCGACGTCGACGCCGGACCTATCACCAGATTCTTCCCCTTTTGCTGTGCTGACCAAGGGCGGCGGTTTCAGGAGCGAGATTTCTGTTTGCCGGCCCGGGACGACTGCCGCCACCGCATTCAGTTTCCCCGTCCGCGAGCGCATATCTGACGTCGCATTCTTCGACGGGAAGCTGTACGCTCTCTCATTCGGCAAACTCTTCGTCCTCGACCTCGAGACTACTGGTTCGACCTACCTAGGCAAGCCAAGAAGATCAGTCCCATCCATGAAACGCGTAGCCGGCGCTGTCGACGATCCATGGCCCACGTGCCGCTCCATTGCTGGCGAGCGTTATGTCTGCGCGTACTGGAGCTACCTCGTTGAATCCAGCGGCAAGCTTCTGCAGGTACGGCGGCTGATCGGATGCTTGGCCACCCTGCCGAAGGAGGAGAGGGTGGAGAACAGCCGCACCCTCTCGTTCGAAGTCTTTGAGGCCGACTTGGTGGTGGGCAAGTGGAGGAGGGTCGATGATCTGGGAGGCCACCAGGCGCTCTTCGTGGCCACGCAGTCGTCCATGTCCCTCCCTGCTCCCGAGTGCGGAGCTCGGGAGGACTGCATCTACTTCGTGTGCGACTATGACATTGGGAACTGGGAGGCGGATCCCCTCCGCGACTGCGGCGTGTTCGACATGAGGACCGGGACGATCACGCCTCTGCTGCCGGATGGTGTGGTGGTGCGGCGACAGGGGCGCAGAGCGCTCCCAGCGTGGTTTTTCCCTACTAAAGCCATGTGA
- the LOC117854261 gene encoding phospholipase A1-II 6: MARLARFLCLNGDAAKPSPLPLPPADDGDISSRRAEVHGAGGDWSALLDPLDAGLRGELLKYGDLAQATYDGFDWRHWSPHCGTCLHGLRRLLPELGLAGHGYVATAFVYATCDEGRAPRWLRRQLHGQAWEGHANWIGYVAVAGAAEAARAGYRDIAVAWRGTIAPGEWLLDMRTRMVPFEVDAGKDKGAKVARGFYSMYTSKNAGSKYGERSAREQVAGEVARLVSHFRGRGEELRVTFTGHSLGGALALLAARDAAAAHPGVPVAAVTFSAPRVGNRAFCEGLTSRGVRVLRVAVRHDVVPLVPSVPRVVVDAPFSKALAKLWALTGRPPSWAYVHAGDELELDVRKSPFLKHAYDVLGFHNLETCLHLLDGREGAAAAFRPGARRDLALVNKTSGMLRDEARIPAWWYLPANKGLVRDALGRWVVAEREHDDLPVPDDRLPLSELD; the protein is encoded by the coding sequence ATGGCCAGGCTGGCTCGCTTCCTCTGCCTCAACGGCGACGCCGCGAAGCCTTCGCCGCTGCCACTACCGcccgccgacgacggcgacatcTCTTCCCGGCGCGCCGAGGTGCATGGCGCGGGCGGCGACTGGTCCGCGCTGCtcgacccgctcgacgccggcctccgcggcgaGCTCCTCAAGTACGGCGACCTCGCCCAGGCCACCTACGACGGGTTCGACTGGCGCCACTGGTCCCCGCACTGCGGCACCTGCCTGCacggcctccgccgccttctcccggagctcggcctcgccggccacgGGTACGTCGCCACCGCGTTCGTCTACGCCACCTGTGACGAGGGCAGGGCCCCGCGCTggctccggcggcagctccACGGCCAGGCGTGGGAAGGGCACGCCAACTGGATCGGGTACGTCGCGGTGGCCGGAGCCGCCGAGGCAGCGCGCGCCGGGTATCGAGACATCGCCGTCGCGTGGCGGGGCACCATCGCGCCGGGCGAGTGGCTCCTGGACATGCGGACCAGGATGGTGCCGTTCGAGGTCGACGCCGGTAAGGACAAGGGCGCCAAGGTTGCCAGGGGGTTCTACAGCATGTACACGTCCAAGAACGCCGGGAGCAAGTACGGCGAGCGCAGCGCGCGGGAGCaggtcgccggcgaggtcgcgcGGCTGGTGAGCCACTTCCGTGGCCGCGGCGAAGAGCTGCGCGTCACCTTCACGGGGCACAGCCTCGGCGGCGCGCTGGCCCTGCTCGCCGCGCgcgacgcggccgcggcgcaCCCGGGCgtacccgtcgccgccgtcacctTCTCTGCGCCGCGCGTCGGCAACAGGGCGTTCTGCGAGGGCCTCACATCGCGGGGCGTCAGGGTGCTGCGCGTCGCCGTCAGGCACGACGTCGTCCCCTTGGTCCCGAGCGTGCCCCGGGTGGTTGTCGACGCCCCGTTCTCCAAGGCTCTGGCCAAGCTGTGGGCGCTGacggggcggccgccgtcgtGGGCGTACGTgcacgccggcgacgagctcgaGCTCGACGTGAGGAAGTCCCCGTTCCTGAAGCACGCGTACGACGTGCTGGGGTTCCACAACCTGGAGACGTGCCTGCACCTGCTCGACGGccgcgagggcgccgccgccgcgttccggcCCGGCGCGCGCCGGGACCTGGCGCTGGTGAACAAGACCTCCGGCATGCTACGCGACGAGGCGCGCATCCCGGCATGGTGGTACTTGCCGGCGAACAAGGGGCTCGTGCGCGACGCGCTCGGCCggtgggtggtggcggagcgGGAGCACGACGACCTGCCGGTGCCGGACGACCGGTTGCCTCTGTCAGAGCTTGACTGA